Proteins from one Streptomyces sp. NBC_00289 genomic window:
- a CDS encoding DUF4190 domain-containing protein, whose amino-acid sequence MTSYGSSSAASSRSRTNGLAIASLICGIIGVFLFNVILGPIAIVLGAVGMRQAPAKGGAGMAKAGVVLGIVDLVVFGILLALTAANGGSTWYVGG is encoded by the coding sequence ATGACGAGTTACGGCAGCTCTTCTGCCGCGTCTTCCAGGTCACGTACCAATGGTCTGGCCATCGCGAGCCTCATCTGCGGAATCATCGGCGTGTTCTTGTTCAACGTGATTCTCGGGCCGATCGCGATCGTGCTGGGCGCCGTCGGAATGCGCCAGGCGCCGGCCAAGGGCGGGGCCGGAATGGCCAAGGCCGGTGTCGTACTCGGCATTGTCGACCTGGTCGTCTTCGGCATCCTGCTCGCCCTGACCGCGGCCAACGGGGGCTCCACCTGGTACGTGGGTGGCTGA
- a CDS encoding ATP-binding protein — MATEPHWDDTLAAEEISMRTTRFAGELRNVTGARLEAEKFLHDLARASPPAAPEYWDDILLVVTELAANAVQYAPGPFELRMRRTFDGVHVTMHDTNTTPPAPRPFHPNKGGGGIGWHLIHTLCDQVSVVPDASGKEIHVFLPW; from the coding sequence ATGGCAACCGAGCCGCATTGGGACGACACACTGGCTGCTGAGGAGATCTCGATGCGCACCACGCGCTTCGCGGGTGAGCTGCGCAATGTGACGGGTGCACGCTTGGAGGCGGAGAAGTTTCTCCACGACCTGGCGCGGGCCTCGCCGCCGGCAGCACCCGAGTACTGGGACGACATACTCCTGGTGGTGACGGAACTGGCCGCGAACGCGGTGCAGTACGCCCCAGGACCCTTCGAACTGCGCATGCGCCGCACCTTCGACGGAGTGCACGTGACGATGCACGACACGAACACCACACCGCCCGCGCCACGCCCCTTCCACCCCAACAAGGGCGGCGGCGGGATCGGCTGGCACCTGATCCACACCCTGTGCGACCAGGTCAGCGTCGTCCCGGACGCGAGCGGCAAGGAGATCCACGTCTTCCTGCCCTGGTGA
- a CDS encoding DUF6480 family protein, with protein sequence MSHMNPDPEPEGTTGLEPGGGVPPGETPPAESSMSGAGPRETHNPTKGWAKAPLVVILGLAVLCAAFFLAYALVLLL encoded by the coding sequence ATGAGCCACATGAATCCTGATCCCGAGCCCGAAGGCACCACCGGACTGGAGCCGGGCGGTGGCGTACCGCCGGGTGAGACCCCGCCGGCGGAGAGCAGCATGTCAGGGGCCGGCCCCCGCGAGACGCACAACCCCACCAAGGGCTGGGCCAAGGCACCGCTGGTCGTCATCCTCGGTCTGGCCGTGCTGTGTGCCGCCTTCTTCCTGGCGTACGCCCTCGTCCTCCTGCTGTGA
- a CDS encoding HAMP domain-containing protein, whose translation MRMASNATEVTDAVPGDQELRRLLAGLTAVRDGDFGTRLPDDADGLMGDIGKVFNGMVDQLSVFTSEVTRVAREVGTEGTLGGQAEVPGVSGTWADLTDSVNAMANNLTGQVRNIALVTTAVAKGDLSQKIDVPARGEILQLKETVNTMVDQLSAFADEVTRVAREVGSEGRLGGQAQVPGVAGVWRDLTDSVNLMAGNLTAQVRNVAQVTTAVAQGDLSQKITVDARGEILALKNTINIMVDQLSGFADEVTRVAREVGTEGRLGGQADVKGVKGTWRDLTDSVNFMAGNLTSQVRNVAQVATAVAKGDLSQKITVDARGEILELKNTLNTMVDQLSAFADEVTRVAREVGTAGNLGGQAQVRGVSGTWKDLTDNVNVMASNLTGQVRSIAQVATAVARGDLSQKITVEAKGEVAALADVINTMVDTLSAFADEVTRVAREVGTEGRLGGQAHVPNVAGTWKDLTDNVNSMANNLTGQVRNIALVTTAVAKGDLSKKIDVDARGEILELKTTINTMVDQLSAFADEVTRVAREVGTEGRLGGQAEVEGVSGTWKRLTENVNELAGNLTRQVRAIAEVASAVAEGDLTRSITVEASGEVAELKDNINSMVGSLRETTRANQEQDWLKTNLARISGLMQGHRDLPVVAELIMDELVPLVSAQYGAFYLAEDGDRGPELRLVGSYGYPDDDARPTRIPFGRTLVGQAARSRRTITVDELPADYVIISSGLGHVVPTALVLLPIVVEGQVLGVIELASVTAFTQTHQDFLEQLMETIGVNVNTIVANARTDELLDESQRLTAELQARSAELQTQQEELQHSNAELEEKASLLVAQNRDIEAKNLQIEQARQELEARAQQLSLASKYKSEFLANMSHELRTPLNSLLILAQLLAQNPSRNLSPKQVEYAGIIHSAGSDLLQLINDILDLSKVEAGKMDVSPERVPLRQLIEYVEATFRPMTTQKSLEFTVATAPGAPADLLTDDSRLRQVLRNLLSNAVKFTEQGSVELRVEPAADEEVPSGVLRGGTIVAFRVQDTGIGIPEQQLETIFGAFQQADGTTSRKYGGTGLGLSITREIAHLLGGAVTVDSTPGQGSTFTLFLPVARPDFEDVLRGGRALDGGPAALPAGGETAPEPLIGTVLSSPGRRPRRLLVVEERPRGLLTLVAESVVTDVTHGRADRGTGAAVDIITAVGANEAAGALAAEPCHCVVLELGMPDGEASRFLRAVQGDSALASVPVLVHSGHRADLALEESLKSGSEGGSLEFLSSLDELRERIALHLSAEEPGDVLTLVRPEEPRQQSQQPPADWAGRTVLVVDDDARNLFALSGILELQGFRVLHADNGRKGIETLVNHPDIALVLMDVMMPEMDGYTATAEIRKMAPYADLPIIAVTAKAMPGDREKSLASGASDYVTKPVDTQDLIACVQRWLPA comes from the coding sequence ATGCGCATGGCCAGCAACGCCACCGAGGTCACTGATGCGGTCCCTGGGGATCAGGAGCTGAGGAGGCTCCTGGCGGGGCTGACGGCCGTCCGGGACGGGGACTTCGGCACCCGCCTGCCGGACGACGCCGACGGCCTCATGGGTGACATCGGCAAAGTGTTCAACGGCATGGTCGACCAGCTGTCCGTGTTCACCTCCGAGGTCACCCGGGTGGCCCGTGAGGTGGGCACCGAGGGGACGCTCGGCGGACAGGCGGAGGTTCCCGGGGTCTCCGGCACCTGGGCCGACCTGACGGACTCCGTCAACGCCATGGCGAACAACCTCACCGGCCAGGTGCGCAACATCGCGCTGGTGACGACCGCGGTGGCCAAGGGCGACCTCTCCCAGAAGATCGACGTGCCCGCCCGGGGCGAGATCCTCCAGCTGAAGGAGACCGTCAACACGATGGTCGACCAGCTGTCCGCGTTCGCCGACGAGGTCACCCGCGTCGCCCGGGAGGTCGGCAGTGAGGGCCGCCTCGGCGGACAGGCCCAGGTGCCCGGTGTGGCCGGCGTCTGGCGCGATCTGACCGACTCCGTCAACCTGATGGCCGGCAACCTCACCGCGCAGGTCCGCAACGTCGCCCAGGTCACCACCGCGGTGGCCCAGGGCGACCTCTCCCAGAAGATCACCGTGGACGCGCGCGGCGAGATCCTCGCGCTGAAGAACACCATCAACATCATGGTCGACCAGTTGTCGGGCTTCGCCGACGAGGTGACCCGCGTGGCCCGCGAGGTCGGCACCGAGGGTCGCCTCGGCGGACAGGCGGACGTCAAGGGCGTCAAGGGCACCTGGCGGGACCTCACCGATTCGGTGAACTTCATGGCGGGCAACCTCACCTCGCAGGTCCGCAACGTCGCCCAGGTGGCGACCGCGGTCGCGAAGGGCGACCTCTCCCAGAAGATCACCGTGGACGCGCGCGGCGAGATCCTCGAGCTCAAGAACACCCTCAACACCATGGTCGACCAGCTCTCCGCGTTCGCCGACGAGGTCACCCGCGTCGCCCGCGAGGTCGGCACCGCCGGAAACCTCGGCGGACAGGCCCAGGTCCGGGGCGTGTCGGGCACCTGGAAGGACCTCACGGACAACGTCAACGTGATGGCGTCCAACCTGACCGGCCAGGTCCGCTCTATCGCCCAGGTCGCCACCGCCGTGGCCCGCGGCGACCTCTCGCAGAAGATCACGGTCGAGGCCAAGGGTGAGGTCGCGGCCCTGGCGGACGTCATCAACACCATGGTCGACACGCTCTCCGCGTTCGCCGACGAGGTCACCCGCGTCGCCCGCGAGGTCGGCACCGAAGGACGCCTCGGCGGACAGGCGCACGTGCCGAACGTGGCGGGCACCTGGAAGGACCTCACCGACAACGTCAACTCCATGGCGAACAACCTCACCGGCCAGGTGCGCAACATCGCGCTGGTGACGACCGCGGTGGCCAAGGGCGACCTGTCGAAGAAGATCGACGTCGACGCACGCGGCGAGATCCTCGAACTGAAGACGACGATCAACACGATGGTCGACCAGCTCTCCGCCTTCGCCGACGAGGTCACCCGCGTCGCCCGCGAGGTCGGCACGGAGGGACGCCTCGGCGGACAGGCCGAGGTCGAGGGCGTGTCCGGCACGTGGAAGCGCCTCACCGAGAACGTCAACGAACTCGCGGGCAACCTGACCCGTCAGGTGCGCGCGATCGCCGAGGTGGCCAGCGCCGTCGCCGAGGGCGACCTGACCCGCTCGATCACCGTGGAGGCGTCCGGCGAGGTCGCGGAACTCAAGGACAACATCAACTCCATGGTCGGGTCGCTGCGCGAGACCACCCGGGCCAACCAGGAGCAGGACTGGCTCAAGACCAACCTCGCCCGCATCTCCGGTCTGATGCAGGGACACCGTGACCTGCCCGTGGTCGCCGAACTGATCATGGACGAGCTCGTTCCCCTGGTGTCGGCCCAGTACGGCGCCTTCTACCTGGCCGAGGACGGCGACCGCGGCCCCGAGCTGCGGCTGGTCGGCTCCTACGGCTATCCCGACGACGACGCCCGGCCCACCCGCATCCCCTTCGGGCGCACGCTGGTCGGCCAGGCCGCGCGCAGCCGCCGCACCATCACCGTGGACGAACTGCCGGCCGACTACGTGATCATCTCCTCGGGCCTCGGTCACGTGGTGCCGACCGCTCTCGTGCTGCTGCCCATCGTGGTCGAGGGCCAGGTCCTCGGCGTCATCGAGCTGGCCTCGGTGACCGCCTTCACCCAGACGCACCAGGACTTCCTGGAGCAGCTGATGGAGACCATCGGCGTCAACGTGAACACGATCGTGGCCAACGCCAGGACCGACGAGCTGCTGGACGAGTCGCAGCGCCTGACCGCGGAACTCCAGGCCCGTTCGGCGGAGTTGCAGACGCAGCAGGAGGAGTTGCAGCACTCCAACGCCGAACTCGAGGAGAAGGCCTCGCTGCTGGTGGCGCAGAACCGGGACATCGAGGCGAAGAACCTGCAGATCGAGCAGGCGCGTCAGGAACTGGAGGCCCGCGCCCAGCAGTTGTCGCTGGCCTCGAAGTACAAGTCGGAGTTCCTCGCCAACATGAGTCACGAGCTGCGTACGCCGCTCAACAGCCTGCTCATCCTCGCTCAGCTGCTCGCCCAGAACCCCTCGCGCAACCTCAGCCCCAAGCAGGTCGAGTACGCGGGCATCATCCACTCGGCCGGCTCGGACCTGCTCCAGCTGATCAACGACATCCTCGACCTGTCGAAGGTGGAGGCGGGGAAGATGGACGTCTCGCCGGAGCGGGTCCCGCTGCGGCAGCTCATCGAGTACGTCGAGGCCACCTTCCGGCCGATGACGACCCAGAAGAGCCTCGAGTTCACGGTGGCCACGGCGCCCGGCGCGCCGGCGGACCTGCTGACCGACGACTCCCGTCTGCGCCAGGTGCTGCGCAACCTGCTGTCCAACGCGGTCAAGTTCACCGAGCAGGGCAGCGTGGAACTGCGGGTGGAACCCGCGGCCGACGAAGAGGTCCCCAGCGGTGTACTCCGCGGCGGCACCATCGTGGCCTTCCGGGTGCAGGACACCGGAATCGGTATCCCGGAACAGCAGTTGGAGACGATCTTCGGCGCTTTCCAGCAGGCGGACGGCACGACGAGCCGCAAGTACGGCGGCACCGGACTCGGCCTCTCCATCACCCGGGAGATCGCCCATCTGCTCGGCGGCGCCGTCACGGTGGACAGCACGCCCGGCCAGGGCAGCACGTTCACGCTCTTCCTGCCGGTGGCCCGCCCCGACTTCGAGGACGTGCTCAGGGGCGGGCGAGCGCTCGACGGCGGGCCCGCCGCCCTGCCCGCCGGTGGTGAGACCGCTCCGGAGCCCCTGATCGGCACGGTGCTGTCCTCCCCGGGACGGCGTCCGCGCCGACTGCTCGTCGTGGAGGAGCGCCCCCGGGGTCTGCTGACCCTCGTCGCCGAGAGCGTGGTCACCGACGTGACGCACGGCCGGGCCGACCGGGGCACGGGTGCGGCGGTCGACATCATCACCGCCGTCGGCGCCAACGAGGCCGCGGGCGCCCTGGCCGCGGAGCCCTGCCACTGCGTCGTACTCGAACTGGGCATGCCGGACGGCGAGGCGTCGCGCTTCCTGCGGGCCGTGCAGGGCGACTCGGCGCTGGCGAGCGTCCCGGTGCTGGTGCACAGCGGCCATCGGGCGGACCTGGCCCTGGAGGAGTCGCTGAAGTCCGGTTCCGAGGGCGGGTCGCTGGAGTTCCTCTCCAGCCTCGACGAACTGCGGGAGCGCATCGCCCTGCATCTCTCGGCCGAGGAACCGGGAGACGTGCTGACCCTGGTCCGGCCCGAGGAGCCGCGGCAGCAGTCGCAGCAGCCCCCGGCGGACTGGGCCGGCCGTACGGTGCTGGTCGTCGACGACGACGCACGCAACCTCTTCGCGCTGAGCGGGATCCTCGAACTCCAGGGCTTCCGGGTGCTGCACGCGGACAACGGCCGCAAGGGCATCGAGACCCTCGTCAACCATCCGGACATCGCGCTGGTGCTGATGGACGTGATGATGCCGGAGATGGACGGGTACACGGCCACGGCCGAGATCCGCAAGATGGCGCCGTACGCCGACCTGCCCATCATCGCCGTGACCGCGAAGGCGATGCCCGGCGACCGGGAGAAGTCCCTCGCCTCGGGTGCCAGCGACTACGTCACCAAGCCCGTCGACACCCAGGACCTGATCGCCTGCGTCCAGCGCTGGCTGCCCGCATGA
- a CDS encoding long-chain fatty acid--CoA ligase, whose translation MRDFALAPPTASPLTGGLADSLFETADLDPTRALLARRPEGSRAAWEEVTAVELRDEVVDLAKGLIASGIAPGSRVAIMARTRYEWTSLCYALWSVGAEVVPVYPTSSRDQVEWILRDAGCVAVVVEDEQSVMTVGSVCAALPRLRHVWQLDSGALQELVQRGTYIPQTTVDSLRRIVLPDSTAVVAYTSGTSGRPLGCALSHRGLASPCDTLLAGWGQTAAPPGEQGAVLAFLPFSHVYGLMIQGLCIRGGLLMAHEPDLSQEALAAALQSFRPTYFYAVPSVFEKIYKNFLRAAQQSGRGALFERAAGTARDFAAAAERQRLGEGPGPGLDLRLQHALYERTVYRKLRATFGGRARRATSGGSPLNRDLSLFYEGIGIYVHDGYGLTETSGGLTMQPLGREKSGTVGQALPGTAVQVADDGEILVRGPSVFQGYINDDAGTRAALYGGWLATGDIGRLDSEGYLTITGRKKDIIITSSGKSVAPAALEQRLRMHPLVHQAVVVGDNRPCVGALITLDPEYLAHWRGSLAMQSDAQAREAREENALREELARAVAAANSSVSRSESIRVFRVLPEPFDLANGLLTPSMKLRRDAIVRHYALEIDAMYQARARPPRQGAQEELSNWDDSDNVFR comes from the coding sequence ATGCGCGACTTCGCCCTCGCTCCCCCGACCGCGTCACCTCTGACCGGCGGGCTCGCCGACAGCCTGTTCGAGACGGCGGACCTCGATCCCACCCGTGCCCTGCTCGCCCGCCGTCCCGAGGGCTCCCGCGCCGCGTGGGAGGAGGTGACGGCCGTCGAGCTGCGGGACGAGGTGGTCGACCTGGCCAAGGGGCTGATCGCGTCGGGGATCGCTCCGGGCAGCCGCGTGGCGATCATGGCGCGCACCCGCTACGAGTGGACGTCGCTCTGCTACGCGCTGTGGTCCGTGGGCGCGGAGGTCGTCCCGGTGTATCCGACCTCGTCGCGCGACCAGGTCGAGTGGATCCTGCGGGACGCCGGCTGCGTGGCCGTGGTGGTCGAGGACGAGCAGTCCGTCATGACCGTCGGCTCGGTGTGCGCGGCGCTGCCGCGGCTGCGCCACGTCTGGCAGCTGGACTCGGGGGCGCTTCAGGAGCTGGTGCAGCGGGGGACGTACATCCCGCAGACCACGGTGGACTCGCTGCGCCGCATCGTGCTGCCGGACTCCACCGCGGTCGTCGCCTACACCTCCGGCACGTCCGGGCGTCCGCTGGGCTGCGCGCTGAGTCATCGCGGCCTCGCGAGCCCCTGCGACACCCTGCTGGCGGGCTGGGGCCAGACGGCGGCGCCGCCCGGCGAACAGGGGGCGGTCCTCGCCTTCCTGCCCTTCTCCCACGTGTACGGCCTCATGATCCAGGGCCTGTGCATCCGCGGCGGCCTGCTCATGGCCCACGAGCCCGACCTGAGCCAGGAGGCACTGGCCGCGGCGCTGCAGTCGTTCAGGCCCACCTACTTCTACGCCGTCCCGTCGGTCTTCGAGAAGATCTACAAGAACTTCCTGCGGGCGGCCCAGCAGTCCGGCCGCGGCGCGCTGTTCGAGCGGGCCGCCGGCACGGCGCGCGACTTCGCCGCGGCCGCCGAGCGGCAGCGACTGGGCGAGGGACCGGGCCCCGGTTTGGACCTGCGGCTGCAACACGCCCTGTACGAGCGGACGGTGTACCGCAAACTGCGCGCCACGTTCGGCGGCAGAGCCCGCCGGGCCACCTCCGGCGGCTCGCCCCTGAACCGTGACCTCTCGCTGTTCTACGAGGGCATCGGCATCTACGTGCACGACGGTTACGGACTCACGGAGACCAGTGGCGGGCTCACCATGCAGCCGCTGGGCCGGGAGAAGTCCGGAACCGTCGGGCAGGCCCTGCCGGGCACGGCCGTCCAGGTCGCCGACGACGGGGAGATCCTGGTCCGCGGGCCGTCCGTGTTCCAGGGCTACATCAACGACGACGCCGGCACGCGGGCCGCCCTGTACGGCGGCTGGCTGGCCACCGGCGACATCGGACGGCTGGACTCCGAGGGCTATCTGACGATCACGGGCCGCAAGAAGGACATCATCATCACCAGCAGCGGCAAGAGTGTCGCCCCCGCGGCCCTGGAGCAGCGGCTGCGGATGCATCCGCTCGTGCACCAGGCGGTGGTCGTGGGCGACAACCGGCCCTGTGTGGGCGCGCTGATCACGCTCGACCCGGAGTACCTGGCGCACTGGCGCGGCTCCCTGGCCATGCAGAGCGACGCGCAGGCGCGGGAGGCCCGGGAGGAGAACGCGCTGCGGGAGGAACTCGCCCGTGCCGTCGCGGCGGCCAACAGTTCTGTCTCCCGCTCGGAGTCCATACGCGTCTTCCGGGTGCTTCCGGAGCCGTTCGATCTGGCCAACGGCCTGCTGACGCCCTCGATGAAGCTGCGCCGGGACGCCATAGTGCGGCACTACGCCCTGGAGATCGACGCGATGTACCAGGCTCGGGCCCGGCCGCCGCGGCAAGGCGCCCAGGAGGAGCTGTCGAACTGGGACGACTCCGACAACGTCTTCCGGTGA
- a CDS encoding PRC-barrel domain containing protein, whose translation MTTDRIWSYAPDSAHVEGQDLTNCVVTAADGVIGHVDREADHHGMRHLVVDTGVWVFGRSVLVPVGVVTGVDIDSRTITLACTRGEVKAAPRFRTDSETMDPAYLAGVGDYYHRLPPRETTTA comes from the coding sequence GTGACCACTGACAGGATCTGGTCCTACGCACCGGACAGCGCTCACGTCGAGGGGCAGGACCTCACGAACTGCGTCGTGACCGCGGCCGACGGCGTCATCGGGCACGTGGACCGGGAGGCCGACCACCACGGTATGCGCCACCTGGTCGTCGACACCGGCGTGTGGGTCTTCGGCAGGAGCGTGCTGGTCCCGGTCGGCGTCGTCACCGGCGTCGACATCGACAGCAGGACGATCACTCTGGCCTGCACCAGGGGAGAGGTGAAGGCGGCCCCCCGCTTCCGCACCGACAGCGAAACCATGGATCCCGCCTATCTGGCCGGCGTCGGCGACTACTACCATCGCCTGCCGCCGCGCGAGACGACCACCGCGTGA
- a CDS encoding ATP-binding protein, which yields MARAQARTVVRERWESASRRAREEDVIDLLLVVSELVANAIRHGEGLAEFDIALTPEGVRLAVRDNSDVVPRVAYGSGALPSGHHGSGYGWPLIIRLARGIEIDTHPEGGKTISVTVPLREASEPPDSAGQPA from the coding sequence ATGGCCCGCGCACAGGCACGGACGGTGGTGCGTGAGCGGTGGGAGTCCGCCTCGCGCAGAGCGCGCGAGGAAGACGTCATCGACCTGCTCCTCGTCGTCTCGGAACTGGTCGCGAACGCCATCCGGCACGGCGAGGGACTCGCGGAATTCGACATCGCGCTCACACCCGAAGGGGTCCGGCTGGCCGTCCGGGACAACAGCGACGTCGTCCCCCGGGTCGCGTACGGGTCCGGCGCCCTGCCCAGCGGTCACCACGGCAGCGGCTACGGCTGGCCGCTGATCATCCGGCTGGCCCGCGGGATCGAGATCGACACGCACCCCGAGGGCGGGAAGACGATCAGTGTCACCGTGCCGCTGCGCGAGGCCTCGGAGCCCCCGGACAGTGCGGGGCAGCCGGCCTGA
- a CDS encoding DUF4190 domain-containing protein, whose translation MRFTAPPRQKTGRRDTEGMAVASFVLGLVGILVMNIVLGPIAIVLAVIALRRDTPRRFRALLGLGLGIADVLVLVVLMAVNGGAAWTVVG comes from the coding sequence ATGCGGTTCACCGCACCACCCCGGCAGAAGACCGGCAGGCGGGACACGGAGGGCATGGCCGTCGCGTCCTTCGTCCTCGGTCTGGTCGGCATCCTCGTCATGAACATCGTCCTGGGCCCCATCGCCATCGTCCTGGCCGTGATCGCCCTGCGCAGGGACACCCCCCGGCGCTTCCGGGCCCTGCTCGGGCTGGGTCTCGGCATCGCGGACGTACTGGTTCTCGTCGTCCTGATGGCGGTCAACGGGGGCGCGGCCTGGACGGTCGTCGGCTGA
- a CDS encoding SpoIIE family protein phosphatase, giving the protein MSNSEHPSETVDGGPGSGSGSGSGSGSGSGSVDGEARSGSVDGPQAGEGHADAGTAPAPSDGTDGKAGEPAAPGSSVGRLAATVDRLRREVRAAQAEAEGRALIELAKGILVERLQCGPTQAARQLAELTEQAKVTPLEFAVEVINQAARDRMSEVTDAFLAAAEGDGEPVDESAAVRLRAAESGALAADDTQAVADSLLEHALRPLGAVAVAIWSAGPDGSLSLAGSAGFSPAEAERWRYVPPDVATVARRGLSERSGQWITSLAATGLPSIGRQRNPDGGRVALPAGTGGRIHGVLEIVWAAPLDPQPPQVVRQVEALAELCAHTLETSTLRSESAPEPRILPDAAELMDLADGLHDPALVLVPHVDGFGNLVDFRIQHVNNRFLDPAGRPRAVVNGALLLEAYPMAAGESELFQRVERVYATGEPFRGRRMNLTALVDQVPLSSIADISISRHGSSVLLLWRIEDETARLASLLQHAQRLGRIGGFEENLLTNEITWNGQLFDLYGRSPSSTPVPLEELPAHAHPDDAVAIRRFLRTLLHHRRPSSAAFRLQRPDGVTRHIRVVAEPVLDTNDRLFVIRGAYQDISSQHWTEVALAATRDQLAHSEQQSAERNRLTLQLQHAIMPPTQAPLRVPSLQVAVRYRPAETEQLVGGDWYDAVVLPSRNVLLCVGDVAGHGIEAATSMVVLRNALRGLAVTGAGPGQLLSWLNIVAHHLTGAVTATAACGLYDPDRRTLRWARAGHLPPVLVRGAEAAPLPLVRGMLLGAVPEAVYEEDEVQLAPEDTLLMYTDGLIERRDRSVEESLTHLLATARSAPRTLDLQLDRLLTYSRSDTDDDTCIVGIRVS; this is encoded by the coding sequence GTGAGCAACTCCGAGCATCCGAGCGAAACCGTCGACGGCGGGCCCGGGTCCGGGTCCGGGTCCGGGTCCGGGTCCGGGTCCGGGTCCGGGTCCGTCGACGGTGAGGCACGGTCCGGGTCCGTCGACGGTCCCCAGGCCGGTGAGGGGCACGCCGACGCCGGCACCGCCCCCGCCCCGTCCGACGGCACCGACGGGAAGGCCGGCGAGCCGGCGGCCCCGGGTTCCTCCGTGGGCAGACTGGCGGCCACCGTGGACCGGCTGCGCCGCGAAGTGCGGGCGGCCCAGGCGGAGGCCGAGGGGCGGGCCCTGATCGAACTCGCCAAGGGCATCCTGGTCGAGCGGCTGCAGTGCGGCCCGACCCAGGCCGCGCGGCAGCTGGCCGAGCTGACCGAGCAGGCCAAGGTGACACCGCTGGAGTTCGCGGTCGAGGTCATCAACCAGGCCGCCCGGGACCGGATGTCCGAGGTGACCGACGCGTTCCTCGCCGCCGCCGAGGGCGACGGCGAACCGGTGGACGAGTCCGCGGCCGTACGGCTGCGGGCCGCGGAGAGCGGCGCGCTGGCGGCGGACGACACCCAGGCCGTCGCCGATTCCCTCCTGGAGCATGCGCTGCGGCCGCTCGGTGCGGTGGCCGTGGCCATCTGGTCGGCGGGCCCCGACGGCTCCCTCAGCCTGGCGGGCAGTGCCGGCTTCTCACCGGCCGAGGCGGAGCGCTGGCGCTACGTCCCGCCGGACGTGGCGACGGTGGCGCGTCGTGGCCTCAGCGAGCGCTCCGGGCAGTGGATCACCTCGCTCGCCGCGACCGGCCTGCCCAGCATCGGCCGGCAACGCAATCCGGACGGCGGACGTGTCGCCCTGCCCGCCGGTACCGGCGGGCGCATCCACGGGGTTCTGGAGATCGTCTGGGCGGCGCCGCTGGACCCGCAACCACCTCAGGTGGTCCGCCAGGTGGAGGCGCTCGCCGAACTGTGCGCGCACACGCTGGAGACGTCCACGCTGCGCAGTGAGTCCGCACCCGAGCCGCGGATCCTGCCGGACGCGGCGGAGCTGATGGACCTGGCCGACGGACTGCACGACCCCGCCCTGGTCCTGGTGCCGCACGTCGACGGCTTCGGGAACCTCGTGGACTTCCGTATCCAGCACGTGAACAACCGCTTCCTCGATCCGGCCGGCCGGCCCCGTGCCGTCGTCAACGGCGCCCTGCTCCTCGAGGCCTACCCGATGGCCGCCGGGGAGAGCGAGCTCTTCCAGCGCGTCGAGCGGGTGTATGCCACGGGTGAGCCGTTCAGGGGCCGTCGGATGAACCTCACCGCCCTCGTCGACCAGGTGCCGCTGTCGTCGATCGCGGACATCAGCATCAGCAGGCACGGTTCGAGTGTCCTGCTGCTGTGGCGCATCGAGGACGAGACGGCCCGGCTCGCCAGCCTGCTGCAGCACGCCCAGCGCCTGGGGCGGATCGGCGGTTTCGAGGAGAACCTGCTGACCAACGAGATCACCTGGAACGGTCAGCTCTTCGACCTGTACGGCCGCTCGCCGTCGAGCACCCCGGTGCCGCTGGAGGAGTTGCCGGCGCACGCCCATCCGGACGACGCCGTCGCCATCCGCCGATTCCTGCGCACCCTGCTGCACCACCGGCGGCCGTCCTCCGCGGCGTTCCGGTTGCAGCGTCCCGACGGGGTGACCCGGCACATCCGCGTGGTCGCCGAACCGGTCCTCGACACCAACGACCGGTTGTTCGTGATCCGGGGCGCCTATCAGGACATCTCGTCCCAGCACTGGACCGAGGTCGCCCTCGCCGCCACCCGCGACCAACTCGCGCACAGCGAGCAGCAGTCGGCCGAACGCAACCGGCTCACGCTCCAGCTGCAGCACGCCATCATGCCGCCGACCCAGGCTCCGTTGCGGGTGCCCAGTCTCCAGGTGGCCGTCCGCTACCGGCCGGCCGAGACGGAGCAGCTGGTGGGCGGCGACTGGTACGACGCCGTGGTGCTGCCGTCCCGGAACGTGCTGCTGTGCGTCGGTGACGTGGCCGGTCACGGCATAGAGGCGGCGACCAGCATGGTGGTGCTCCGCAACGCCCTGCGCGGGCTGGCGGTGACCGGCGCCGGGCCCGGACAGCTGCTGTCGTGGCTGAACATCGTGGCCCACCATCTGACGGGGGCGGTCACCGCCACGGCGGCCTGCGGTCTGTACGACCCCGACCGGCGCACCCTGCGCTGGGCCCGGGCCGGTCATCTCCCGCCCGTCCTGGTGCGCGGCGCGGAGGCCGCGCCGCTGCCACTGGTCAGGGGGATGCTGCTGGGTGCCGTACCGGAAGCGGTGTACGAGGAGGACGAGGTTCAACTGGCCCCGGAGGACACGCTGCTGATGTACACCGACGGGCTGATCGAGCGCCGGGACCGCTCCGTGGAGGAGTCGCTGACCCATCTGCTGGCCACCGCGCGCAGTGCCCCGAGGACGCTGGATCTGCAGTTGGACCGGCTGCTCACCTACAGCAGGTCGGACACGGACGACGACACGTGCATCGTGGGCATCCGGGTCTCATAG